GTCAATGCGTTCTTCGCGTCGCTTGCCTTCGTTCCTTTTCCCAGCTTGCATGCCGCGTATTTCGAGTCGGATTTTTGGATTTCGCTGCTTCACGATTCCGTTCGgtctgttctaattccccgtggtaaacacagtcaacgaatggcggaaggagcattcatatgttatgcagtgtcttaggagagatactctagatttagcattcatctacagctacggtaactgttgtgtttaaatagcggttaacctgTTTTCGCCAGTTGCGACGCCAGGGCCGCCTTTCGGTTTCCTTCGCAGGGCTGTTTGCGCTGCtggtcgctgctgcctctcctcggcACCTCGCGGCTTGCACtcccctgcgcctcggcggtGTTCTCCCGCAGCTGGTCGCCGCCACTTCTGGCATCTGCGCTCAGTCGTCGTTCCGCTCCCTCGCTGCcagacgaagccgcgcggcgcggcgccttccgcgcacGGCTGAGGCAGCGCGGGCTTAAGCAGGCGGCGGATGTCGTCGGCCTGCAGATTCAAAACTGGAAacacgcgctgctgctgcgcgaagccgcgactCCCGTCTCGAGTGCGCctgcctccagcgcggcctcctcggcgcgcacGATCGACAGCGAGGTGCTgcgaccgcgagagagaggcgcagaagacggagATGACGCCGAGCCCCCTGGGAGAGAGGCACGgcaagaggaagacgaatgctgcagccggcgaaacgacggcgcgcgcgaggcgtcgccggccgaagaggcgaagacgccgagaggccAAAGCGCTGCAGGCAGAGCAAAGGCGTgtgaggacgcgcgcgaggcctcggtGGCGAGGGAAAAGACGAACCCAACATTTATCACGCAGCTCGCCCATGCAGGGAAGCTGCTCCGCTCTGaacgagaaggcggcgacgcggccacCGCGAAGGACGGCTCCCGAAAGGAGGAATGCGGCGAAAACGCCCGACACGCTGGCAGGAGAAAGCCTCGCGCACTTCCCTCAAGTGAGACAGACGGGcgcgccccctccccccctctccgcaCAAATTATTTTGTTttcggctgcgcctgcgggcccTCAGATCTGCTCGTTTCCTGCTCGCTGTGAAGGTGCTTCTTGCCCTTGGGCGGCACCGGAAGCGAGGTTTCCCCTGCCACCACTGAGACTCTCTCCCTGCTCACTTTCGCTCCGCTCGATCGcttccgctggcgcgccAAAGGTGCCTCCCTCTGCGGGTGCGGAAGCTTTGCTTTCTGTTCACTTTTGTCTGGTATCAAAACTCTGCTACATGAAGATCTACCTCTCGCAGCCCACGCCGAGGCTTCGCAACGTCCAGTGCGCGTGATGCAGCCTGCGTGGCGAAAATACACGCTCATGTACCTGAGGCCTCGTATGCGCTGCATGTCGAGTGCATAGAccatgcaaatatatatatgcgctAATgcctatacatatatatatttatcttTGTTTTTTTGCATGGAAGTGATGTGCATGGCTGTGGCGCGGAACAGGGGACGACGGGAAGCAGAAGGCCGCATCTTCAGGTGAGCGACAGGTGCAACCCTTTGctccagccgcgcgtctgcggcagcccTCGGAGCGCGTTAATCGCTCTCTACTCTTGGATTGTTTCGCTACTCGTCGCTTGATGCCTCGAAAAACGTCTGCgtggcctcgcgcctctcgcaggcgtgGGCAGCCACCCGCTATGTGCCGGAGTCTGTGTGTTTTTTATTCCCTTTCCATCAAAGGCCCCTTCTCCTTTTAACTTAGAATGTCAACGTAGAAGCCATATGCGCGTGTCTACGCCTGAAGGCAGACGTGTGCGGCCCTGGGCGATCACGAGCTCGTCgcactcgcctgcgtcgacCCTGAAGCTCCGGTGCGCGCTCAGAAGCGGCGGTTTTGTCATTTGTCGATTCTCTTTTCCTCAACAGAGGTCGGCTTGCTGTGGGAGCGCCAGGCGCACGCCGACGCGATCCTCTCCATGAGCGTGTACGCCTCTGCGAGTCTGCGCGGGGGGCCGtggctcgcctctgcgcgatctgcggaggaaggcgagacgcgcggcgacggtgcGACGTTctgtggaggcgctcgcgtctctccgccgccagccgcggcgcctgccgctgtgGGTTGCGGCGCGGTTCCGGAGCCGCAGTCGCCCTCGGCCGCAGCCGGAAGGGGGGCATCCTcagcggagggcgacttCGACGAGACAGCCTGGCTACTCACCGTTGGATCCGATCGGCTGGTGAAGACCTGGCGCGATGACGGCGCCGCACTTGGAAAGCTCTCCAACGTACGGATCGGATACACGCGAAGCTCGAAATGGCTGTGCATGCGGAGAAAATGGAAGAAGCGCATGCGGGACTGCTACAGCGCACACACAAGCGCACAAATGCGGAGGACCTCCATCGAGGGTCAATGGCCTCCAATCCTATGCACtagtgtatatatatatatctatttataCATAAGTATAAGTGTACATGTATCTGTTACTgcaggcatatatatatatatatatatatgtatccaAACTTAGTATGTATCTCTCTATCTGCTGCTGTTTGTCTCGCGTTTCTGTTATGTGAGAGGGCGGACTTCCTCTGCGAAGGCGTGACTGGATCTGCGTGAGGCATCTCGTTTCCGCCGCAAGCCGCGACGGCACGTTTTTTTTTCCGGATACCGGCGAGGCCTTTCCCGCGGGGCGGATCTCTGTGCCTCAACCCTCGTTGCGCGCCCGAGGACTGCCGGTTTGTTCGCTGCTGGTCTCTGCGTGGCGGCTAGGACTCTTCTCGCTTCTGGACAGACCTCGGGCACGGTCAGGCGCGCTGGAAGCTCCGCCTTGAGCAGGCGCGGGACCTCCTCCTCGttctggcgcagcgcgcgcagcctgagccctcgtcgcccgctgcgtcgtctctcctcttggCTCTCTCGGCAGCCCGGGGTTTcgaggcgcagggaaggACCCTCGGCAGCGGAgtcgcgccgtctctcggCTCTCTCCCTGAGTCGCCTcactctgcgcgcggcgcctcgcggctgtgtccgcgtccgcctccgagTCTGTCTCCCTGGCCGTCGCGCCATCCACGCACCGCCGCCAGATCTCAAGCAGGTGGAGAcactccgccgcgcagcgaggcgagcgcgagggtgggcggaagccgcgagcgcggcgggtgcagacgccgagagccAGAAGGCCCCGTGCGAGCCGACAAAGAGACtcaggcagagaggagaagaggcgagggcgacccTGACGCACAGCGACCGCGACCGCCACGCGCacgctctctttctccgacgcgaagcgaagaggaaggatgcgggcggcttcgcggagcgtcgccgcggtcaGAAGAGCCGTCACGTATGAGAAAAAATCTTTTCTCGAAAGTTGACACAACGGATGGAAGCGACGGCAGAGAAACGTGCAGATCGTGACGCAGCGGGATCCGCGCACGATGGCAAAAAACCTGCATTTATTTTTGACGCGGGATCTTTTGCAGAAAGCGTCCATATCAGGCGAGGCTGAGGGGGGGACGGCCTGCCAAGCAGGCCGAGGACACTCTCTGCTgtgcggcgcgacagcgcagagAACTGTAAAGTcccacggcggcggcgcagaggagaaaggaGCTGAAGGCAGCGTTTGGAAGTGTCGAGGGTGGTTTGTTTTCCGGTTTTCTGTGGATTTCTGTCAGGCTGGgggacgcggtcgcgagcCACACGCGGGGAGGGCCTCGCGactctcgcggctctccgaGCCATGCAGCGGCACTTCAAGCGCTTCCTTCCGCCTCGGTGAGCTTGAAATTTCAAAAAGGCGCACGCGTCGACCCCGAAAGAACTCGCGACCCCCGAAGAGGCAGTtgcgttttctctgcgcaCGAAAACCGACCTACAGGGGTACAAGGGGGGGacacgctcgcgcgcgcggcgctgtcaggcggcgccgtggagccAGGGCGCTTTCTAATCGAGTCTGCGACACTTCAGAGAGCGGTCGCGTGTGGGAAGCGATCTACAGAACGATTCGTGGACGCCGATGcagtgcgcgcgcgtcgctcgctcgTGGCTCGGCCTGGGCCGTTCGCCCCCCTGCATGTGCCGCAACGCACGAGGACAgcagcatatatatatatatatatatatgtatatgtgtacatatacatacatatatatatatgtatttatagTCATTTCTCGACAAACAAACAgtcatgtatatatgtatgcatacatgtatTCGCGTCACGCGTATCTCATTCGCGTGTCTGTACATGAGAATGAGGGCGGCCCGGTGTCTGCGCCTGGCGACAGAACGTTTTCAACGTTGTCTCGCGCCTGGGTGTTTGCAGAAATCATCCGCTCTCGGACGAGGAGATGGACGCCGCCAAGAAGTTCGAGGAGGTAAAGGAAGTTTGATCAAGTTGCTCGATTTTTAGCTCTGACGCCTGGTTCGCTTCCTGCCGCATGCGTTCCAAATACTCTAAGGAGCCACTAAATGCGCCAAACACGAGTTCCAAACTTGAATGATGTGAATCTGGCAgccacgccgcagcaggGGACACGCTGCCTCGCGAAAGGGCGTTTTGCCACTTCGtcctgtctctcctgtctcACTTGAAATCTCTACACAGAAGCCTGTGTGTGGATTCTCAAACATGCAGATGTGAAGATCcacgtgcgcatgcgtgcatcTGTTGGCATTTGCGCCTCTCGTCATTTCCTGAGTGttcgcgtcgcttcctctttctcgttATCGCGCAGTGcatctctttctctctcctgttcCTGTTCTTGAGTCTCCGATTCTGTAGCTAGTCTGCATTTCGCCGCGCTTGCTCCTTTTTTCGATTTGCGTTTCGTGTCTGATTTTCGCGTTTCTCAGTGTCTGTTGAACGCCTCGCAACGAGCCGAGCTAAGGAGCTCTCTCATCTGagctcgcgcttcgcttcgTCGAGCTCGCGAATGACAGGGAAAACGAGAACTTCGCGAAACAGACTCAACGAAGTGGAAGCGAGTGACAAGGCAGCGCGGTGTGCAAGCGACAGGAGAACAGAAGAGAACGAGGCTACCGACTACAAAGTGAACACGTAGAAAGACAACGACGCGAGAGTCGCGGTTCATACACCCATGCGCCGCGACACACATTTGGGTGCGTGTCTCAGAGTCGAGCTACGAAAGCTTGGTGTTTCGCGAGTTTGACTCAGCGAGCGCGCTCACGCGCTGGAAAAATCTTCTTCAGTCTCCTCTTGCTGAGAAACCGGGTTGTTAACCCCAAGAGAGTTTCATTTCCGCTGCACGTAGGGCAGCTGTCTCGCTCGTGATAgccgcttctctccttcttgcCCTTCTAAACTGCGATACTAAAATCGATGAAAAACAgttcgctctctccgcagactgtgtctgcgtctgtctgcgctGGAGGTAGCTGCGTCGTTGGGGATCTAATTGGAAAAAAACTATCTCCGCCAGTCGGGCACTCAGTTGCtgaggcctcgccctccagTGAAaatgcgtctgcgtgtctttTACACTCCACTGAGGCTGACTTCGGAGGCTGTCGAGCACCTGGGAACGCACAATATACACGTACACGCCTACTTGCTACTTTAGATTCGAGCGTGTTTTCCTACGTGTGAATGCCTACACCACTGGCCACACAGCGAAAAACACTCGGCAGAGGCACAGCCGCAACGCCTACGCAGAGCAAACATGGCAAAATTGTGAAAAAATCTAGGTGCGAACCCACGAGTCGACGCAGTGAAGCGCAAGCTGAGcgcgacgcatgcatgcaaagaGTTCTACAAAGCCACaacgtcgcggcgcttcccGTGTAGAGCTTCCAGTACAATTTCTttcgcgcgagcggagacgaggcaatAAATGCGGTCAtttcgcgcgcgacggcatACAGAAGGGAAACGCGCACGGTGCTTAGGGGAACTGACACAGCAACAAGAGAGCGAAAAGgagtctgctgcgcgccggctACGCATTCCGCCTCTCGCACAGAAAAAGCAGGGACACTTCCGCTGAGAAAAAGCCCAAATCTCACCAACCTGGCGAGACAGCACGCCACACACCCATAGCTCTGCCGGCACTGAAATACATGCACAAttatatacatgcatgcttATAATTACAtctatatagatacatagatatataaaTACGCAGAGAACTACATGTATTCGTCGTTTGCGCGCCACGGGATTCGAAAACAGAGAGCAAATCCCGCGACCCGAGAAGGCCAGCGCGGAATCAAGCGACACTTAAAAAACAGAAACTACTAGTCCTGGGCGCGACCGACTACCGTGCCAGGAGACTGACTCCCTGAGCCAGGTGGCggacgctcgccgcgcgcactCCACGATACGAGGGAGCCACAGAAGAACTGAAACAACAGACAGCAGATGCCTTAACGTAACAACTGCAAACGCGACACTacgcgcagaaaaaaccaCTCATCGATCCACTTGTTCACTGCGCGGGCttttcctccttttctgccGCCAGGTGCCGGCTCTCGTGTCAAGGACACCGAATATATAAGTTAAAAACGAGCTGTCGCAATGTCGctgtctcgtcttcgtctccagTGTTCATTTCTTGCctaggcgcccgcgggcttCGATTGAGCGTCTTTTCCTTCGATGTTCCGCGTTCAAATATCCATACCCGACGCATGATGAGACGtgccggccgccggcggaggcacgcCGAACGGGTTGGTTGCCGCTTGGACTTTCGGAGGCTCCCTGAAAATAAAAATAGTAAAAATGCGAATTCGGTCCACAGACGTTCCTCTCTGCACGCGTCTCCAGTCGTGTGGCCCCAGTCTCTACCGCCGCTTCGCAtgaggccgtcgccgcggactgcagccgccggtcgcttcttcgccgagaCTTCTCTTAGGTCAACCTGTGTGTTGGTGTATTCTACGCAGACATTTGATTTTTCACGTTTCATTTTGAATTTCGAGTCTCGTTTTTCCCGTCGTGCTTACCTTCGCTCGCGCACGATGCGACCCTGCGGGCGGGCGCCCACGCCCattggcggcggaggcacgccgtccagcggcggcttcgcgacgccgagcggcggaagaggcccGAGCGGCCCTGTCCCTACAACAAGAAAAGCAGTgggaaaaggaaaaaaaagaTCCAAGACCCGGGAAGACGCTGGCGACGGGGCTCAAAGGCCGGAGAAagcgtcgccgcaggaggaATAGAGCcagacgaggcgagggcCCGCCATTAGCGAGCGGGCTTCAGAAAAAGGATTATGGGGAAACACGCTGCAGTTGAATCTCCAGCTGACGCGCCACCCACCAGCCTAAATAACGTCGCTCTGCGTACGCGAATACCCATATACATTCATttgtataaatatatacaccTCTATGCACGTCCGTGCACTGCTGTGTGAGaatatatctatctacctctttatctatctgtctaaTCGACCTgcctatctatctatatctgtgTCTATCTATCAACCTATCCGTGTCAGAAGTTTGCTTATCGAGCTACACCTGTATGTGTACGGATGATCATCcacgccttctccgccgcgcgtttcCATTTCTGCTCACCATTCGGCAGGGAGCTCTTCATGGCGTTCATTCTCTCAtcctccgctgcgcgtctctctccgccagcttgcggcagcgtctcgtctctcgcccCGCCGTCACCCGAGAACGAGCGACCCCGGGGGGCACTTGGCCCGTCGGGGCCCGCGaagggggcgggcgcgggcgggaaCGTGGGTGAAGGCCCGGCGTTCTCGGGCGCgttcggcgcgggcgacggagcaggcgccggcgggaagGCGTGTCCCTTCGTCGCGGGCCCGTTGGATGCGAAGCCGCCCGggaggggcgacgaggcggcggtcgGTGTGGAggccccgccggcgctcaCGACGCTCGAGGAGCTgacgcggcgcgtcgggAGTCCTGCGGAGCCTCCCCCTTCGATGTCATCGCAGGgaggctgcgaagaaaaaggaTCTTTCAAGCCCTGGggggccgctgcaggcgcgcgcccgtgAGAGGCGCAAAGGCCGCTCGGCAGCCCCTGCGGACTCTCCGCAGAGCCCGgccgcgacagcgaaggaAAGGACGGAGTCTGCGACGGAAGCGGCGCGACCTCTGCCGGAACCCCCGCGGCAGAGaatggcgacggcgccgacggcggcgagccgccaaAGAGATCTGCGCGACACAGAAAGGGCCCGCCACGCGAGTGAGCGCAAAtcaatacatacatacacatacatgtatacatatacgtatatattttttcgtatatacatgtagagagagggagcgaggGTGGGTTGTGGGTATCGAGGCGAGTGCAGAAGACAGCGGCACAGAGGCACGGAAAAGCGCGATGCGAGAGGAGGCCTTCGCCATTGAGCCTTTCTACACGAAGAGACcaaagaggacgccgagtCTGTGCCTTCAGCCGCAGAATGAGTTGCAAGTCGCCAGGCAGGGCTCGAAACGAACAGCGCTCAAGCAGACTCCACCAAAAACCAACAtagatacacatatatatacatatacgcatatatatatatatatatatatatatatatatatctggtGTAGATGGAGCGCCCCAGGTGGCGGGGATATGCGGCTTCACTGATtcggcgccgtctgcctcttaCTTGGGGGAACGACGCCCCGCGGGCCCTCCTGCTTGACGTGCccggtgctgctgctgctgtgcctGGAGGTCTCGGCGTTCTCAGAGACGCCGCTGGCCTTCCGCTCCTCTTCGTGGTTGCTCTGCGCGGACTGCGGCATGGACGTcacgccgtctctctcttctctctggagtccaggcgcgcgcgcggccgcgaacgGCGTCGGACCCGCGTgacccgcgagcgcgagaaggccgcgcggagtCATGCCAGCCTTGAGGAACTGATTCAGCGACTCGTCCGCCGGCAGAGACGtgggcgcgggcagcgcgctgcagccctcCAAGCCTCGCACGGAGAgcggctccgcgtcttccggtctcgcctcttcgcccgaGAAGAACTGATgcatcgccgccgcgcttcgagCCACGCACGCCTCCAGCTCCTCCTTCTGCAGGGGAagggcgggcgggggggggggggagaacGCAGCAGAAACAGCGCACGCCAGGCGTTGAGAGCGACTACGAGGCTCAGCGGAGCTCACGGGGGCCCCGGCGGAGCAAACAGAAAAACACTCTCAAAACGCGCAACTCAACGAAGGGGTTAGGGTAGGCGAAGGATAGGCAGAAGGGAAGGATTGAGAACTGggacagaggcgagaggtaagagagacacagcggTACCCTGCGAGCAGATCTGGAAGACAGAAGCACGAACGCACGATTTGCGGAAGAGGGAAAAGCAGAGGAAAAACGCTCTTCGGTTGCAACTCACTTCCTCAGGAGAGAACGTAGGGTCAACGGCGCACAGCACGCGcctgaaaagaaaacagagaacATAACTCAACGAGAGAtgcaaagagagagaacagaaaaaaaagcatCACATTCCTCCGCCAGAGAAGGCCTCACTGTTCCCTCTCCATTGTGGCATCGCGCCTGTGGGGCTCCTGTTCCTCATCAGACACTGCCTTCCAAAATACCTCCCTACCCTCCTCTCCCTGTTTTTTTCACATTGCTTATCCGCATGTCTGCCTGTATCTaccgcgtcgtctcgctgcCTGTTTGCTCTAGTGGCTCCGAGTcccgagccgcgcgctgctctccTGCCTAAAAGTTCCCCTTCTCTTTCGAATCgcagtctctctcctcgcgtctcgaTTCCTCAACGGCCatctcctctccccccccccctaccCGCAACTTACCCCAGTGCttgcaggaagaagagactgTACTCTGCCTGTTGCATGGTCGCGGCATCAAATTGTTTTTTGCTTTCGGAGAGAATCAGCTCGAGCTGGGACTGTCTGCGGAGGTTTTCGGCCTTCTGTTCCTCCTGGAGCGCCTGCAAgagcctccgctgctgctcctgctctctctgcatgGCGGCTAGGAGCGCATGCATacgcgcgccgtcctcgtcgtcgcccgcgaagGGCTTGCCGCCCGCAAGAGGCTTCTCGCCGCGTTGCGTCTCCACGAGTGAGCCCTTGAGCTTCTCGCAGACGAACGAGGTCTTCTTGGTCTGCGTCAGCAGCCACTTGATTTGCGGATTCTGCACCAGACTCTccacgacggcgcgcgcgacttctTCGCGCTGTCTTTGCtcctccttccgccgccggcgccgctcgcagaATCcatcgcggccgccgaggcagagaaggagggcAGTAGGGCGCGGGAGGAACTCGCCCGTGAGCAGGCgggagagcagcagcaggcccAGGAGCCAGGCGAGCGCCTGCCAGAGGTTCGGGTAAGCGTCCCGGAAATGGCGattctgcgccgcgaggaaggccccgagctcgcggccttccttctccagagtcgccgcgagccgctggaAGGTGTCGCGGTGGCGGATGAAGAAGACAAAGAGGCCGgtgcgcagctctgcgaggAACGAAGGCACGGGGCTCAGATGCAGCGATGCCCATACCGGCCGAGAGCCCTCCCAGTGCTTCAACGCCTCCGTGGTGCACCACGCGTCGCAGTGCTGCTCCAGAGTCGACTCCAGAACCTGAGGCTCTCGACACGACGCGAAACGCTCCCCGCCCACTTCGCCCTCCCCAGACGACGCGtaggcggcggacggcgacgacgcgtacgccgccgagggcggggCCGTGCCCGCACTCCCCTCAGAAGCCGCAGGCAGTGGCGGACTGTAGAAATCGTCTGCCGCGTAAGTCGGCTCAGCTGTTGGATCCGCCTCGCCCCAACTCGGGTAAGAAGCCTCCTTCGCAGCGTCCGACGCGTACGCGTGGGGTGCGaccggcgcagcgacaggcTCCTGCTCCGGCAGGTCAGCGTAGCTCGCAGCAGGCGGGACCGCCTCGCCGGAGACGTAAGACGCTGCCGCGTACCCGCCGTAGTAGTTCTCCGCAGagtcgctcgcggcctcgcccctccCCACAGAAccgcctggcggcgcgtcCCCGCCGTACTCCGTCGCaggctccgcggcagcgtACGCGGCATCCTGCGCAGTCTCTGCTTGAGCAGCGTAGGTTGCATCCGGTGCAGGTACACCTGCAGCAGGGGCGATTTCGGCTGCatccgccgtcgcgggctTGTCCTGCCAAGGCGCGGTGCTCTCCGCGTactgctgctgccggccgAAGCGTCGGgggcttctctgcgccgcgtttCGCTTCTTAGCGAGGCCGTCCTTTTTCGCTTTGCCGCTGTGCGGCTCTCTCAAgccgccgtcttctgcggccgctgcggcagggggcggcggctTGGACGGCTCACGTTCTTCTTTCGTCTCCAAGTTCACAGAGGCTTCCGCCGGCGCAAatccaggcgcggcggcggagaaagcCTCCGGCGCTACTTCAGCCTGCtccggtgtacgtacagccgcctcggcgttTATGGTGGGCGCAGGAGGTTCCGTCTGCTCACCGCTTTCCTCCGTGGCgttcgcttcgccttctgcgacagcagcagccgacTTCCCGCTGTCGCCAAaagcttcctccgcctcctgggCTGCTCGCTCTGCCTCGGTTTTGGTGTCGCCCTCCACCTTGTTCGCTGGCGAATCACGCGCTGCTTCGGGTGCCTCCTTCCgagtctctgcgccctcAGCGTTCCGCTCGTTCTCTGCCGCAGCGGGAACGGTGGGCGCCGCGAGTTCAGCGTCCTCGTCGGTcgacgctgccgcgtcgttcgccttctctgcttcgcgcgaggACGCCTCTCTAACCCCGGGGGCTCCGTTcggctcttcttccgcggctgctgcagacggctTCGAGggagcgtctcctccgtctgccgGGGCGGCCtcaggagccgccgcgccctcgcgtttctgcgcctcgctcgcctctctctcgtcggcTGCCTCTTGCTTCAGTCGCTCGAAATCCTCTGGTGAGAACGGCCTGTCCTTCAgccgcccgcgtctcgcctccgccgacggCGTCTGGCGCTCGTCGACCTCGGGTTTCGCAgaggcgtcctctgcagaagcctcgctcgctttctgcgcgtCATCTCCGGGAGCAGCGCCGGACGGCGGCaggggaggagacgcaggcgcagaaggagacgaggccgcggaagccgcAGCCTCTGTCGCGCCTGGCTTCGCGGCGAAAAGAGGGTGTCCGGGGCCGCCGATGCGCTGCACTCCATTCCCTGCATGGTCATGTGTTTGCGCGGCAGTCTGCACAGGACATGCGAAAAGATGGGAAAACTCGTAAAAAAACGCCTCGAGGACGGGTAAGACAACCACTCGCAACCACGCAGAGACCGGTCACCCGGTGTGTTGTGTCTATTCTTCGAAACAGCAGGCTCACTGCATGTATAGCGAGTCGGTGCGTGGAATTCCTTGTGTCTACTGGAGACGGATGAGGATGCCTTAGGGCACAACGAGTCTGCGATACACCCGAGTCCTTGACGCACCGGAATCAAACACATTCCAAGCACTCTCGATGTTTTGTACTTCGCacactcccccccccccgccccccccagACCCTCCGGTGCAATCTCTGCTCCCCGCTTACCGGATCGTCTGGTTTTTGCGCCACTGCTCCGATCCAGCTCcaggacgaggcggcagcggacagGGAAACGTCGAGAGTGTTCGGCGCCTCAGGCGAGGACTGCAGTCCGCGGTCGCTGAGAAAAAAGCCGAGAAGAAagcaggcgaccgcgagcagCACGCGCTTGCCGTCGGAGGAACGAAGGCGATCGCTTCCCAGGCGTGGAGAACCCACGCAGCCATgtgaagacgaaagaagc
This portion of the Besnoitia besnoiti strain Bb-Ger1 chromosome VII, whole genome shotgun sequence genome encodes:
- a CDS encoding hypothetical protein (encoded by transcript BESB_080160) produces the protein MERPSRPAASPARGCGKASSSLSSARSSRCAQLARIAFEPRSSGACSCRPPSSFASLTDASSSSFWLLSSSHGCVGSPRLGSDRLRSSDGKRVLLAVACFLLGFFLSDRGLQSSPEAPNTLDVSLSAAASSWSWIGAVAQKPDDPTAAQTHDHAGNGVQRIGGPGHPLFAAKPGATEAAASAASSPSAPASPPLPPSGAAPGDDAQKASEASAEDASAKPEVDERQTPSAEARRGRLKDRPFSPEDFERLKQEAADEREASEAQKREGAAAPEAAPADGGDAPSKPSAAAAEEEPNGAPGVREASSREAEKANDAAASTDEDAELAAPTVPAAAENERNAEGAETRKEAPEAARDSPANKVEGDTKTEAERAAQEAEEAFGDSGKSAAAVAEGEANATEESGEQTEPPAPTINAEAAVRTPEQAEVAPEAFSAAAPGFAPAEASVNLETKEEREPSKPPPPAAAAAEDGGLREPHSGKAKKDGLAKKRNAAQRSPRRFGRQQQYAESTAPWQDKPATADAAEIAPAAGVPAPDATYAAQAETAQDAAYAAAEPATEYGGDAPPGGSVGRGEAASDSAENYYGGYAAASYVSGEAVPPAASYADLPEQEPVAAPVAPHAYASDAAKEASYPSWGEADPTAEPTYAADDFYSPPLPAASEGSAGTAPPSAAYASSPSAAYASSGEGEVGGERFASCREPQVLESTLEQHCDAWCTTEALKHWEGSRPVWASLHLSPVPSFLAELRTGLFVFFIRHRDTFQRLAATLEKEGRELGAFLAAQNRHFRDAYPNLWQALAWLLGLLLLSRLLTGEFLPRPTALLLCLGGRDGFCERRRRRKEEQRQREEVARAVVESLVQNPQIKWLLTQTKKTSFVCEKLKGSLVETQRGEKPLAGGKPFAGDDEDGARMHALLAAMQREQEQQRRLLQALQEEQKAENLRRQSQLELILSESKKQFDAATMQQAEYSLFFLQALGRVLCAVDPTFSPEEKEELEACVARSAAAMHQFFSGEEARPEDAEPLSVRGLEGCSALPAPTSLPADESLNQFLKAGMTPRGLLALAGHAGPTPFAAARAPGLQREERDGVTSMPQSAQSNHEEERKASGVSENAETSRHSSSSTGHVKQEGPRGVVPPNLFGGSPPSAPSPFSAAGVPAEVAPLPSQTPSFPSLSRPGSAESPQGLPSGLCASHGRAPAAAPQGLKDPFSSQPPCDDIEGGGSAGLPTRRVSSSSVVSAGGASTPTAASSPLPGGFASNGPATKGHAFPPAPAPSPAPNAPENAGPSPTFPPAPAPFAGPDGPSAPRGRSFSGDGGARDETLPQAGGERRAAEDERMNAMKSSLPNGTGPLGPLPPLGVAKPPLDGVPPPPMGVGARPQGRIVRERREPPKVQAATNPFGVPPPAAGTSHHASGMDI